A region from the Oryzias latipes chromosome 20, ASM223467v1 genome encodes:
- the LOC105357492 gene encoding regakine-1, whose amino-acid sequence MTPKTLCVMLLVLSVCLSIHSHAVKFPHGKHWNCCETAIRRDLSAEVTGNTYKVQHAKNKCVNAIKFKTRDGQTLCAHPDEQWVKNLMAGMTNKP is encoded by the exons ATGACCCCAAAGACCCTGTGCGTGATGCTCCTCGTGCTCTCGGTGTGTCTGAGCATCCACTCCCATGCAG TTAAATTCCCGCACGGAAAGCATTGGAACTGCTGCGAAACAGCGATCCGCAGAGACTTGTCAGCGGAGGTCACTGGCAACACGTATAAAGTCCAACACGCCAAAAATAAGTGTGTGAATGCCATCAA ATTCAAAACGAGAGACGGACAGACCCTTTGTGCCCATCCAGACGAACAGTGGGTCAAAAACT TGATGGCTGGAATGACAAACAAGCCTTGA
- the LOC105357410 gene encoding putative protein TPRXL, which translates to MVNSETVLKGAPVALLLMALIASGQGVEKLASCCTSVNSNEIKEPILGYIIQERNLPCVTAVIFLTNSGLYCSRLRAPWVYRKIQELRAKTRSLIPSSSASLLSTLTSTATPSSSSALLSSSFSSELVTPPEVTSSSASLLSIMTSTASPSSSSILLSSSSSIDSDSAPTEQVDETFWDVLSSSASPSSPADEEMPPTYLDEIIS; encoded by the exons atggTGAACTCTGAGACTGTGCTGAAAGGAGCACCGGTCGCTCTCCTCCTGATGGCTCTCATTGCGTCTGGACAAGGAG TGGAAAAGCTGGCTTCCTGCTGCACATCGGTCAACAGCAATGAAATCAAAGAACCGATTCTGGGATACATTATCCAAGAGAGAAATCTTCCATGTGTCACGGCTGTCAT CTTTCTGACCAACTCCGGCCTGTACTGCAGCAGACTCAGGGCTCCTTGGGTTTACCGCAAGATTCAAGAACT GAGAGCAAAGACTCGGTCACTGATTCCATCATCTTCAGCCTCCCTCCTCTCCACGCTGACCTCCACTGCAACCCCTTCCTCTTCATCTGCCCttctttcctcctctttttcttctgaaTTAGTGACTCCACCTGAGGTGACATCTTCTTCAGCCTCCCTCCTCTCCATCATGACCTCCACAGCCTCCCCTTCCTCTTCATCCATCCTTctttcatcttcctcttcaATTGACTCAGACTCCGCCCCCACAGAGCAAGTTGATGAAACCTTTTGGGACGTCCTGAGTTCTTCTGCATCTCCTTCAAGTCCAGCTGATGAAGAAATGCCACCAACCTATTTAGATGAAATTATTTCCTAA